One window from the genome of Chloroflexi bacterium ADurb.Bin180 encodes:
- the hpt gene encoding Hypoxanthine phosphoribosyltransferase: MDDDVDEVLISQQELRQRVHELGQQISADYASEDLLLVCVLKGAILFLADLMREITIPHAIDFMAISSYGASTESSGVVRILKDLDTNIAGRNVLIIEDIIDTGRTLSYITQNLQTRRPKSVRICTLLSKPSRREIEIPLDYVGFVIPNKFVIGYGLDFAEIYRSLPYIGVLKREKYERS; encoded by the coding sequence ATGGATGACGATGTCGACGAAGTACTGATCAGTCAACAAGAGCTGCGCCAACGGGTCCACGAGCTCGGCCAGCAAATCTCGGCAGACTATGCCAGCGAGGACCTCCTTCTGGTGTGCGTGCTGAAAGGTGCCATTCTGTTTCTCGCCGATCTCATGCGAGAGATCACCATCCCGCATGCGATTGACTTTATGGCCATCTCCAGCTACGGAGCCTCCACCGAGTCAAGCGGGGTCGTGCGTATCCTCAAGGACCTCGACACGAACATCGCCGGACGGAACGTGCTCATCATTGAGGACATCATTGACACGGGCCGCACCCTCTCCTACATCACCCAGAACCTGCAAACGCGCCGCCCCAAGAGCGTGCGTATCTGCACCTTGCTCAGCAAGCCTTCGCGGCGCGAGATCGAAATACCACTGGACTATGTTGGCTTTGTGATCCCGAACAAGTTCGTCATCGGCTATGGCCTTGATTTCGCCGAGATCTACCGCAGCCTGCCTTACATCGGCGTCCTCAAGAGAGAAAAGTATGAAAGATCGTGA
- the rlmI_1 gene encoding Ribosomal RNA large subunit methyltransferase I, giving the protein MPSITLKPGKEKPALHRHPWIFSGAIARIPAEVTDGQVVDVADSKGQFVARGYLNRRSQITVRLLTWDEGEPVDTGFWTRRLEQAIQRRQDLLRPGFATACRLVYAESDLLPGLIVDTYGDFVVLQSLTLGIEQVKTELVSILAGLLHCQGIYERSDVDVREKEGLAQHRGVLSGQEPPDLVEIHENGHRFLVDLKQGQKTGFYLDQRDNRAQLGCHCSGQSVLNAFAYTGGFAVYAHAAGACSVVNIDTSADALALARRNVQLNGLPDDADEYVVGDVFAVLRQYRAAGRTFDLIALDPPKFAYAQSQVNAAARGYKDINWLSMQLLSPGGILFSLSCSGLVTPDLFQKILFGASVDAHRDVQILSKLSQAADHPILLSFPEGEYLKGLVCRVL; this is encoded by the coding sequence TTGCCCAGCATCACTCTGAAGCCAGGCAAGGAAAAGCCAGCCCTGCACCGGCATCCCTGGATCTTTTCCGGAGCCATCGCCCGCATCCCCGCCGAAGTGACTGACGGCCAGGTAGTAGACGTGGCCGACTCCAAAGGCCAGTTCGTGGCCAGGGGCTACCTCAACCGCCGCTCGCAGATCACAGTGCGCCTCCTTACATGGGATGAAGGAGAGCCGGTCGACACGGGCTTTTGGACCAGGCGCCTGGAGCAGGCCATTCAGCGGCGTCAGGACCTGTTGCGCCCGGGGTTCGCCACCGCCTGCCGCCTGGTGTACGCCGAGTCGGACCTGCTCCCGGGCCTGATCGTGGATACCTACGGCGATTTCGTCGTGCTGCAGTCTCTGACGCTCGGCATAGAGCAAGTCAAGACCGAGCTGGTCTCCATCCTGGCCGGGCTGTTGCACTGCCAGGGTATCTACGAACGCAGCGACGTCGACGTAAGGGAGAAGGAAGGGCTGGCACAGCACAGAGGAGTACTCTCTGGCCAGGAGCCCCCTGATCTGGTGGAGATCCACGAGAACGGCCATCGTTTCCTGGTGGACTTGAAGCAGGGGCAGAAGACGGGTTTTTACTTGGATCAGCGGGACAACCGGGCCCAGCTCGGTTGCCACTGTAGCGGCCAGAGCGTGCTCAATGCCTTTGCCTACACGGGCGGCTTTGCCGTGTACGCTCATGCGGCTGGTGCATGCAGTGTGGTCAACATCGATACCTCGGCCGACGCCCTCGCCCTGGCCCGCCGCAATGTGCAGCTCAACGGTCTGCCGGATGATGCGGACGAGTATGTCGTGGGCGACGTGTTTGCGGTTCTCCGCCAGTACCGGGCCGCGGGTCGCACCTTTGACCTGATCGCCCTCGACCCGCCCAAGTTCGCCTACGCCCAGAGCCAGGTGAACGCCGCCGCGCGCGGCTACAAGGATATCAACTGGTTGTCGATGCAGCTCCTGTCGCCGGGCGGCATACTTTTCAGTCTCTCCTGCTCGGGGCTGGTGACGCCGGACCTGTTCCAGAAGATCCTTTTTGGCGCCAGCGTCGACGCCCATCGCGATGTCCAGATCCTGAGCAAGCTTTCTCAGGCAGCCGACCACCCCATTCTGCTCAGCTTCCCCGAGGGTGAGTACCTCAAGGGATTGGTCTGCCGTGTGCTCTGA
- the tilS gene encoding tRNA(Ile)-lysidine synthase, with the protein MQQTMAQDLVDQVRCYIERHGLLSRGDTVVVGVSGGPDSLCLLHVLCALSGAYDLHLHVAHLNHQLRGADADADATFVVQTCQDWTIPVTVESLPVGVVAKERGLAVEEAARQIRYAFLGRVAAQVGAQKVAVGHNADDQVETVLMHWLRGSGLAGLRGMLPLTRLDEMRLSGFDTGGAAYAVGPWLIRPLLATPRRAIEAYCAAHDLQPRFDRSNLDTTLFRNRLRHELLPVLETFNPRFREVALRSADILAADYACLRQLQRQAWQELEVSETSDRISLSLSRWRRLPLSLQRSVLREVIHRLRRSLRNINWVHTENALAVLASGHTGMAATLPGGLEARIEYDRLQIARAGAPPELPDTPWVDQPLHIAVPGETALPGSAWILTTRVVPRASLAEETIRSPRTWQAFLDHEAAGTGLQLRPRRSGDRFWPQGLGDRPGSLNAFMTSAKIPRAWRDRLPLLMSPRGILWLPGWRISELARIRESTRLVLVAEFVRGSDRGSPVANGSSRQGEDACPASL; encoded by the coding sequence ATGCAGCAGACTATGGCCCAAGACCTGGTCGACCAAGTCCGCTGCTACATCGAGCGCCATGGCCTGCTGTCGCGCGGCGACACCGTGGTCGTGGGAGTGTCTGGCGGCCCGGACTCGCTGTGCCTACTGCACGTGCTCTGTGCGTTGAGCGGGGCCTACGACCTGCACCTCCACGTTGCCCATCTCAATCACCAGTTGCGGGGCGCCGACGCCGACGCTGATGCCACGTTCGTGGTCCAGACCTGCCAGGACTGGACGATACCCGTTACGGTGGAATCCCTGCCGGTGGGTGTTGTGGCCAAGGAACGCGGCCTGGCGGTCGAAGAGGCGGCCCGCCAGATTCGTTATGCCTTTCTTGGCCGCGTGGCGGCGCAGGTCGGAGCACAGAAAGTGGCGGTCGGCCACAACGCCGATGACCAGGTAGAGACGGTGCTGATGCACTGGCTACGCGGCTCTGGCCTGGCGGGGCTGCGGGGCATGCTGCCCCTCACCCGCCTGGACGAAATGCGGCTTTCCGGATTCGACACTGGCGGCGCTGCCTATGCCGTGGGACCGTGGCTGATCCGTCCTCTGCTGGCCACACCCCGCCGTGCTATCGAGGCCTACTGCGCGGCCCACGACCTGCAGCCCCGCTTTGACCGCTCCAACCTGGACACGACCCTGTTTCGCAATCGTCTGCGCCACGAGCTCTTGCCGGTGCTCGAGACCTTCAACCCCCGTTTTCGCGAGGTAGCGCTTCGCTCCGCCGACATCCTGGCCGCTGACTATGCCTGCCTCAGACAGCTCCAGCGTCAGGCCTGGCAGGAGCTGGAGGTGAGCGAAACGTCCGACCGCATTTCCCTCAGCTTGAGCCGCTGGCGCCGGCTGCCGCTCAGCCTGCAGCGCTCCGTGCTGAGGGAGGTCATCCATCGCCTGCGCCGGTCGCTGCGCAACATCAACTGGGTGCACACCGAGAACGCCCTGGCCGTTCTGGCGAGCGGCCACACCGGTATGGCGGCGACTCTGCCCGGTGGTCTGGAAGCGAGAATCGAGTACGACCGGCTGCAGATTGCCCGGGCCGGCGCCCCGCCAGAGCTTCCCGATACCCCCTGGGTGGATCAACCACTGCACATCGCCGTTCCCGGCGAGACGGCCCTGCCCGGTTCGGCGTGGATCTTGACTACCAGGGTCGTGCCACGCGCGTCTCTGGCCGAGGAAACAATTCGTTCCCCGCGCACGTGGCAGGCCTTTCTGGACCATGAGGCCGCAGGCACCGGGCTACAGCTCAGGCCAAGGCGCAGCGGTGACCGCTTCTGGCCGCAGGGTCTGGGTGACCGGCCCGGCTCGCTCAACGCGTTTATGACCAGCGCCAAGATCCCTCGCGCCTGGCGCGACCGCCTGCCCCTGCTCATGTCGCCTCGCGGGATCCTCTGGCTGCCCGGTTGGCGCATCTCCGAGCTGGCCAGAATCCGCGAGTCCACCCGCCTGGTACTGGTGGCCGAATTCGTGCGTGGCAGTGATCGCGGCAGTCCCGTGGCCAACGGCTCAAGCCGCCAAGGAGAAGACGCTTGCCCAGCATCACTCTGA
- the yteT gene encoding putative oxidoreductase YteT precursor has translation MAEPLTAILIGAGNRGQDAYAPYALQHPDELRFVAVAEPLADRRARFARAHGIASDRQFSTWQELLQAGKLADVALVCTLDSMHAEPAVASMELGYDVLLEKPMATTLADCVRLVQTAEQTERLLQVCHELRYTAFFTRLKGIVDSGRLGRVITVEHRENVSYWHMAHSYVRGNWRNSQLESPMILAKCCHDLDILYWILGPTQRLSSVGSLVHYRAENAPPGAPARCTDGCPADKTCPWFAPRLYLDLIPLLRMTRDSPVLWERWASRLILDHPVAARWAEKLVPGFAAARDYRGWPISVLSEDTSPEARLCALQTGPYGRCVYHCDNDVVDHQVVSQELEDGTSVALVMHGHSYLEGRTMRYDGTRATLFGAYNAMHQEIQIHDHLTGQVETLRPPAGPVGATGHGGADLDLMRGFVQAVRNRGCALTTARQSLESHLLAFAAEQARVTGTVIDMAEFRRTAG, from the coding sequence TTGGCCGAGCCCCTGACAGCCATCCTCATCGGCGCGGGCAACCGCGGTCAGGATGCCTACGCACCTTACGCACTGCAGCACCCCGATGAGCTGCGCTTTGTCGCCGTGGCCGAGCCGCTGGCCGACCGCCGCGCCAGATTCGCCCGCGCCCACGGCATCGCTTCAGACCGACAGTTCTCCACCTGGCAGGAGCTGCTGCAGGCGGGCAAGCTCGCCGATGTGGCCCTCGTCTGCACGCTCGACAGCATGCACGCGGAGCCGGCCGTTGCCTCTATGGAGCTGGGCTACGACGTGCTGCTGGAAAAGCCGATGGCCACCACCCTGGCCGACTGTGTGCGCCTGGTGCAAACCGCAGAGCAGACCGAACGCCTGCTGCAGGTCTGCCACGAGCTGCGCTACACCGCCTTCTTCACCCGGCTCAAGGGCATTGTCGACTCGGGCCGACTGGGGCGAGTGATCACAGTGGAGCACAGGGAGAACGTCAGCTACTGGCATATGGCCCATTCCTACGTGCGCGGCAACTGGCGCAACAGCCAGCTCGAAAGCCCGATGATCCTGGCCAAGTGCTGCCACGACCTGGACATCCTCTACTGGATCCTGGGGCCCACGCAGAGGCTGAGTTCTGTCGGCTCGCTCGTCCATTACCGGGCCGAGAATGCCCCGCCCGGCGCACCAGCGCGCTGTACCGACGGCTGCCCGGCGGACAAGACCTGCCCCTGGTTCGCACCGCGTCTGTACCTCGACCTGATTCCCCTGCTGCGTATGACCCGCGACTCGCCAGTGCTGTGGGAGCGCTGGGCCTCGCGGCTCATCCTTGATCACCCGGTGGCAGCCAGGTGGGCGGAAAAGCTCGTCCCCGGCTTTGCTGCCGCGCGCGACTATCGCGGCTGGCCCATTTCGGTGCTGTCCGAGGACACCAGCCCGGAAGCGCGCCTCTGCGCTCTCCAAACCGGCCCTTACGGTCGCTGCGTATATCACTGCGACAACGACGTGGTCGACCATCAGGTGGTCAGCCAGGAACTGGAGGACGGCACCAGCGTCGCCCTGGTGATGCACGGCCACTCGTACCTGGAGGGGCGCACCATGCGTTATGACGGCACCAGGGCCACGCTCTTTGGCGCTTACAATGCGATGCACCAGGAGATCCAGATTCACGACCATCTGACGGGGCAGGTGGAGACACTGCGTCCGCCCGCTGGCCCGGTGGGCGCCACGGGCCACGGCGGCGCCGACCTGGACCTGATGCGCGGCTTTGTCCAGGCGGTGCGTAACAGGGGCTGTGCCCTGACCACGGCCAGGCAATCGCTGGAAAGCCACCTCCTGGCCTTTGCCGCGGAGCAGGCCAGAGTGACTGGTACCGTGATCGATATGGCCGAGTTCCGGCGCACGGCCGGATAA